The Corallococcus exiguus genome includes a window with the following:
- a CDS encoding DsbA family oxidoreductase — protein sequence MKTLHKPLQITVYQDVLCAWCYLADQRLEVLRQEFGDAVRWSVRPYPLRLHDVLPTEREVRGLVEEVKRAQREPDPTASLLSTDLWLGGDPPRSSVPALAALEAARLQGPQARAFLARSMQRAALEQGVNVSRSDVVFELASRVGLSMNQFSAAFRSEETRRLIYDEHRLAGSRGVRGVPSLVIGGRWMLCGLRELSEYREHILACLGKVVTPRSGSSERLVH from the coding sequence ATGAAAACGCTGCACAAGCCGCTGCAGATCACCGTCTACCAGGATGTGCTTTGCGCCTGGTGCTACCTCGCCGACCAACGGTTGGAAGTGCTTCGCCAGGAGTTTGGCGATGCCGTCCGCTGGAGCGTGCGTCCCTACCCTTTGCGTCTGCACGACGTACTGCCCACGGAGCGCGAAGTGCGCGGGCTGGTGGAAGAGGTGAAGCGCGCGCAGCGCGAACCCGACCCCACGGCCTCGCTGCTCTCCACGGACCTGTGGCTTGGCGGTGATCCGCCGCGCTCCAGCGTGCCGGCGTTGGCGGCGTTGGAAGCCGCGCGGTTGCAGGGACCGCAGGCGCGGGCCTTCCTCGCCCGGTCCATGCAGCGCGCCGCGCTGGAGCAGGGCGTCAACGTGTCGCGCTCGGATGTGGTGTTCGAGCTGGCGTCGCGCGTGGGCCTGTCCATGAACCAGTTCTCCGCGGCCTTCCGTTCGGAAGAGACGCGCCGGCTCATCTACGACGAGCACCGGCTGGCCGGCAGCCGCGGCGTGCGCGGCGTGCCCTCGCTGGTGATTGGCGGCCGGTGGATGCTGTGCGGCCTGCGCGAGCTGTCCGAGTACCGCGAGCACATCCTCGCGTGCCTGGGCAAGGTCGTCACACCCCGCTCGGGATCCTCCGAGCGGCTGGTGCACTGA
- a CDS encoding ATP-grasp domain-containing protein — MPPRKAQPKKAPVPPGAQAPERGDAPRPKRPRVKKTVAILSRKRSLYSTRRLVEAIKARGHRALVFDTLRCCLLLARGQPRMTYRGAEVKGVDVVIPRIGASITAYGLAVVNHFEMMDVPVLNPPTAIARSRDKLRALQFLARAGLDMPRTVMAHDRGNVRKLVQEVGGLPVIIKLIRGTQGVGVMIAHTLPEVQTILDTFWDLGQEIVLQEFVAESEGRDVRALVVGDTVVGAMRRKAKKGEFRSNIHRGGEGRAITLSSDYMEAAVKAARIIGLEVAGVDMLEGREGPRLMEINSSPGFEGLEGATGQDIAGHIVEHALVYAGTQGSALRARAGRAS; from the coding sequence ATGCCCCCCCGAAAAGCCCAGCCGAAGAAGGCGCCGGTTCCGCCTGGCGCACAGGCACCCGAGCGCGGTGACGCACCGCGACCCAAGCGGCCCCGCGTGAAGAAGACCGTGGCCATCCTGTCCCGCAAGCGCTCGCTGTACTCGACGCGCCGGCTGGTGGAGGCCATCAAGGCCCGGGGGCACCGGGCGCTCGTGTTCGACACGCTGCGCTGCTGCCTGCTGCTGGCGCGGGGCCAGCCGCGCATGACCTACCGCGGCGCGGAGGTGAAGGGCGTGGACGTGGTGATTCCGCGCATCGGCGCGTCCATCACCGCGTACGGCCTGGCCGTGGTGAATCACTTCGAGATGATGGACGTGCCGGTGCTCAACCCGCCCACGGCCATCGCGCGCAGCCGCGACAAGCTGCGCGCGCTCCAGTTCCTCGCCCGCGCGGGCCTGGACATGCCCCGCACGGTGATGGCGCACGACCGCGGCAACGTGCGCAAGCTGGTGCAGGAGGTGGGCGGACTGCCCGTCATCATCAAGCTGATCAGGGGCACCCAGGGCGTGGGCGTGATGATTGCCCACACGCTGCCGGAGGTGCAGACCATCCTCGACACCTTCTGGGACCTGGGCCAGGAGATCGTCCTCCAGGAGTTCGTCGCGGAGAGCGAGGGCCGCGACGTGCGCGCGCTGGTGGTGGGCGACACCGTGGTGGGCGCCATGCGCCGCAAGGCGAAGAAGGGCGAGTTCCGCTCCAACATCCACCGCGGCGGCGAGGGCCGCGCCATCACCCTGTCCTCGGACTACATGGAGGCCGCGGTGAAGGCTGCGCGCATCATCGGCCTGGAGGTCGCGGGCGTGGACATGCTGGAGGGCCGCGAAGGCCCGCGCCTGATGGAGATCAACTCCAGCCCCGGCTTCGAGGGCCTGGAGGGCGCCACCGGTCAGGACATCGCGGGCCACATCGTGGAGCACGCGTTGGTGTACGCGGGGACCCAGGGCAGCGCGTTGCGCGCACGGGCAGGCCGCGCTTCCTGA